Proteins co-encoded in one Polynucleobacter sp. MWH-UH19D genomic window:
- a CDS encoding tyrosine recombinase XerC, which yields MKLKPADLHPLMQEYLHELHVLRQLSAHTLKAYGMDLSDLQSFAQDDSVDLLKVTNAHVRRWAGRLHSKDKSPRSIARALSAWRGWYDWVTEKNTSRAAQAGQASSQLAANPVDDVKAPKRLKSLPKALSVEQALALVNQAVKEAEEKKDLDSLRDAAMVDLLYSSGLRLSELLGIDVMQSKDRQHESAGWLDWDAAEVTVLGKGGKRRSVPVGAPAMKSLLAWRSMRDSVKNSAESIALFLSTNGKRLSPRTVQARLRTLAIRAGLPTHVHPHMMRHSFASHVLQSSQDLRAVQEMLGHASIASTQIYTSLDFQHLAQAYDKAHPRAKAGKA from the coding sequence ATGAAATTAAAGCCGGCTGATCTTCATCCACTCATGCAAGAGTATTTGCATGAGCTTCATGTATTGCGTCAACTCTCCGCACATACGCTTAAAGCGTATGGGATGGATTTAAGTGATTTGCAAAGTTTTGCACAAGACGATTCAGTTGATTTACTAAAAGTAACTAATGCCCATGTGCGTCGATGGGCGGGCCGCTTACATTCAAAAGACAAATCGCCTCGAAGTATTGCGAGAGCTTTGTCTGCTTGGCGCGGTTGGTATGACTGGGTAACAGAAAAAAATACAAGCCGTGCTGCGCAGGCGGGTCAAGCCAGCAGTCAGTTAGCCGCCAATCCCGTTGACGATGTGAAGGCTCCAAAGCGTCTGAAGTCTTTGCCTAAAGCCCTGTCAGTCGAACAAGCGCTTGCGCTGGTGAATCAGGCTGTAAAAGAGGCGGAGGAGAAAAAAGACCTGGATTCGCTTCGTGACGCTGCGATGGTTGATTTGCTGTATTCCTCTGGTTTGCGTTTATCCGAGCTTCTGGGCATTGATGTCATGCAGAGTAAAGATCGTCAACATGAATCTGCAGGATGGTTAGATTGGGATGCGGCCGAAGTCACTGTTCTCGGTAAGGGTGGAAAAAGACGATCTGTGCCAGTCGGGGCGCCTGCAATGAAGTCTTTGCTGGCATGGCGGAGTATGCGGGATTCAGTAAAAAACTCAGCAGAATCGATAGCCTTATTTTTGTCAACAAATGGTAAGCGATTATCACCTCGTACAGTGCAGGCGCGTTTGCGGACGCTAGCGATTCGTGCGGGTTTGCCAACACACGTTCACCCGCATATGATGCGCCACAGCTTTGCGAGCCATGTTCTGCAATCGTCGCAGGATTTGCGTGCTGTTCAGGAGATGTTGGGGCATGCCAGTATTGCTAGCACCCAAATTTATACCTCCTTAGACTTTCAACATCTAGCCCAGGCATACGATAAAGCGCATCCACGCGCCAAGGCTGGCAAAGCTTGA
- a CDS encoding DUF484 family protein, which produces MSAIDPKQAEQEELVAEWLRATPGFFERYANLFNEIRIKHPHEDRAISLQERQMTVLRSQNQELNRRLSEMLHFGSRNDKTQQSLVAWLLRLMKANNKADVEAAITTGLAEVFEVEAAQLLSPNSAFGPWIDTPLCGSAKELAAASVDLLASQTQVDPEWQSMVAIGLPIGKSIGANQSPAVLLLASKDETRFTADMGAFYLKQIAELTAAALDRIQAYEIKAG; this is translated from the coding sequence ATGAGCGCGATAGATCCAAAACAGGCCGAGCAAGAAGAGTTGGTTGCCGAATGGTTGCGAGCAACCCCTGGTTTTTTTGAACGTTATGCCAATCTTTTTAATGAGATTCGAATCAAGCATCCCCACGAAGATCGAGCCATTTCTTTGCAAGAACGGCAGATGACTGTACTGCGTTCGCAGAACCAAGAGCTCAATCGTCGTTTAAGTGAGATGTTGCACTTCGGTAGTCGCAATGACAAAACTCAACAAAGCTTAGTGGCTTGGTTATTGCGCTTGATGAAGGCCAACAATAAAGCTGATGTTGAGGCTGCAATTACTACTGGTTTGGCCGAGGTCTTTGAGGTTGAAGCCGCGCAACTGTTATCACCCAATTCTGCATTCGGCCCATGGATCGATACACCCTTGTGTGGCTCTGCCAAGGAGCTGGCTGCGGCCAGCGTAGATTTGTTAGCCAGCCAAACGCAAGTAGATCCTGAATGGCAAAGCATGGTGGCTATTGGTCTACCGATTGGAAAAAGCATCGGCGCAAATCAGTCCCCAGCAGTTCTGCTGTTGGCTAGTAAAGACGAGACTCGATTTACTGCTGATATGGGCGCTTTCTACCTCAAGCAAATTGCAGAACTCACGGCAGCAGCTTTGGATCGTATCCAAGCTTATGAAATTAAAGCCGGCTGA
- the gatB gene encoding Asp-tRNA(Asn)/Glu-tRNA(Gln) amidotransferase subunit GatB — protein sequence MQWEVVIGLETHAQLQTQSKIFSGASTRFGAEPNTQACAVDLALPGVLPVLNREAVEHAIRFGMAVGAKISPASIFARKNYFYPDLPKGYQISQFEIPVVIGGKIEILVGDEVKTVELTRAHMEEDAGKSVHEEGFIGPHGEPSSGIDLNRAGTPLLEIVTEPVMRSAAEAVAYAKALHGLVVWLGVCDGNMQEGSFRCDANVSVRPKGQTEFGTRCEIKNLNSFRFLEEAIQYEVRRQIELIEDGGTVVQETRLYDPVRGETRSMRSKEDANDYRYFPDPDLLPVVIDDAWIARVRSTMPALPADLRAQWQSEYGLSAYDAQLLSQDRDTAKVFEELLAIVGKPLAKAAANLIAGEFASSINRVGIAIADAPLKAEHLAPLLTRVADGTISNKIAKDIFATLWDDAIAGKSMSTVDQIIDAKGLKQISDSGALEAIIDQVLAANQKSVEEFRSGKEKAFNALVGQIMKASQGKANPGQVNELLRKKLS from the coding sequence ATGCAGTGGGAAGTCGTTATTGGTCTAGAAACACACGCGCAATTACAAACGCAATCAAAAATTTTCAGCGGTGCCAGTACTCGTTTTGGTGCTGAGCCAAATACACAAGCATGTGCTGTGGATTTAGCTTTGCCTGGCGTACTACCAGTTCTCAATCGAGAAGCTGTTGAGCATGCCATTCGTTTTGGCATGGCAGTGGGCGCAAAAATTTCACCAGCAAGCATTTTTGCTCGCAAGAACTATTTTTATCCCGATCTTCCAAAGGGCTATCAAATTAGTCAGTTTGAGATTCCCGTGGTGATTGGTGGAAAGATTGAAATCTTGGTGGGTGATGAAGTCAAGACCGTTGAACTCACTCGTGCCCACATGGAAGAGGATGCAGGCAAATCCGTTCATGAAGAGGGTTTCATTGGCCCGCATGGAGAGCCTTCAAGTGGCATTGACCTCAATCGCGCTGGCACCCCACTTTTGGAGATCGTAACTGAGCCAGTGATGCGTAGCGCTGCTGAAGCCGTTGCCTACGCGAAGGCTTTGCACGGCTTAGTGGTTTGGTTAGGTGTTTGCGACGGTAATATGCAAGAAGGATCTTTCCGTTGTGATGCCAACGTATCTGTGCGACCAAAAGGGCAGACGGAATTTGGCACGCGTTGCGAAATTAAAAACTTAAATTCCTTCCGCTTTTTAGAAGAAGCGATTCAGTATGAGGTGCGCCGTCAAATTGAACTGATTGAAGATGGTGGCACAGTAGTTCAAGAAACACGCCTATACGACCCTGTTCGCGGTGAAACTCGCAGCATGCGTAGTAAAGAAGATGCGAATGATTACCGTTATTTCCCAGATCCAGACTTGTTGCCGGTGGTCATTGATGATGCATGGATTGCTAGGGTGCGCAGTACGATGCCAGCATTGCCTGCAGATTTGCGTGCGCAGTGGCAGTCTGAGTATGGACTCAGTGCATATGACGCACAGTTGTTAAGTCAAGATCGCGATACTGCCAAAGTGTTTGAAGAGTTATTGGCGATTGTTGGTAAGCCATTAGCAAAAGCAGCGGCTAATTTAATTGCTGGAGAATTTGCTTCCTCAATTAATCGTGTAGGAATTGCGATCGCTGATGCGCCATTAAAAGCAGAGCATTTGGCGCCCCTGCTAACTCGAGTTGCTGATGGCACAATTTCGAACAAGATTGCAAAAGATATTTTTGCAACCCTTTGGGATGACGCGATTGCAGGCAAGTCAATGAGTACAGTCGATCAAATTATTGATGCCAAAGGGCTAAAGCAGATTAGCGATAGTGGCGCATTAGAAGCCATCATTGATCAGGTGCTTGCGGCTAATCAAAAATCCGTTGAAGAATTCCGATCCGGAAAAGAGAAAGCTTTCAATGCTTTGGTGGGTCAGATTATGAAAGCCTCACAGGGTAAAGCAAATCCTGGTCAGGTAAATGAATTGCTACGTAAAAAACTGAGCTAA
- the gatA gene encoding Asp-tRNA(Asn)/Glu-tRNA(Gln) amidotransferase subunit GatA: protein MSWHNTSVALMAKALAAKEVSSKELTQYFLDRIESEKRWNAFIDVNAHLSLEQANKADSLISNGKSGRLTGIPIAHKDVFVTRGWKTTAASKILAGYQSPFDATVVANLGIPDANNPNGAGMVCLGKTNMDEFAMGSSNENSAYGPALNPWNASCVAGGSSGGSAAAVAAGLAPIATGTDTGGSIRQPAAFCGLTGIKPTYGRVSRYGMIAYASSLDQAGPMGKTAEDCALLLSAMSSHDPRDSTSLSDSGEDYSCYLNQAWQEGNANPAKPLEGLRVGLPREFFADGLAADVAKSVNEAAKLLENLGAKLVEVRLPKTKLSIPVYYVLAPAEASSNLSRFDGVRYGHRASEYKDLGDMYQKSRTEGFGAEVRRRIMIGTYVLCHGYYDAYYLQAQKIRRIIASDFQAAFKECDVILGPVAPDVAWRLGEKSKDPVQMYLEDIYTLSTNLAGLPAMSVPCGFNASNLPIGMQLIGNYFSEARLLQIAHQYQQASDWHMRQASEVA, encoded by the coding sequence ATGAGCTGGCACAACACTTCCGTTGCCTTAATGGCAAAAGCGCTGGCTGCAAAAGAGGTCTCCAGCAAAGAGTTAACACAGTACTTTTTAGATCGTATAGAGTCCGAAAAAAGGTGGAATGCATTTATTGATGTGAATGCTCACTTAAGTTTAGAGCAAGCAAATAAAGCAGACTCGCTCATATCAAATGGTAAATCTGGCAGGTTGACGGGCATCCCTATTGCGCACAAAGATGTCTTTGTAACCCGAGGGTGGAAGACCACCGCAGCTTCCAAAATCTTGGCTGGTTACCAAAGCCCTTTTGATGCCACTGTGGTTGCGAATTTGGGAATTCCGGATGCCAATAATCCAAATGGAGCCGGAATGGTTTGTTTGGGTAAAACCAATATGGATGAATTTGCAATGGGGTCATCGAATGAAAATTCTGCTTATGGCCCAGCATTGAACCCCTGGAATGCATCCTGCGTTGCTGGTGGGTCATCAGGAGGGTCTGCTGCTGCAGTTGCTGCGGGTTTGGCCCCTATTGCAACGGGCACAGATACTGGCGGGTCGATTCGTCAGCCGGCGGCATTTTGTGGCTTAACCGGCATTAAACCCACTTATGGGCGCGTTTCTCGCTATGGGATGATTGCCTACGCATCATCCTTAGACCAAGCCGGCCCCATGGGCAAGACGGCAGAGGACTGTGCACTTTTGCTAAGCGCAATGTCTTCACATGATCCGCGCGATTCCACTTCTTTGTCTGACTCTGGTGAAGATTATTCTTGCTACCTCAATCAAGCTTGGCAAGAAGGAAACGCAAATCCTGCAAAACCGTTAGAAGGTTTGAGAGTTGGCCTGCCAAGAGAATTTTTTGCCGATGGCTTAGCTGCCGATGTTGCAAAGTCTGTAAACGAGGCGGCGAAGCTTTTAGAAAACTTGGGCGCCAAATTAGTCGAAGTGAGATTGCCTAAAACTAAATTATCGATACCGGTGTATTACGTTTTGGCGCCAGCAGAAGCCTCTAGTAATTTAAGTCGCTTTGATGGTGTTCGTTATGGCCATCGTGCAAGTGAATACAAAGATCTTGGTGATATGTATCAAAAGTCTCGCACCGAAGGATTTGGTGCAGAAGTAAGACGCCGCATCATGATTGGAACCTATGTTCTTTGTCATGGGTATTACGACGCATATTACTTACAGGCACAAAAAATTCGTCGGATTATTGCATCAGATTTTCAGGCGGCATTCAAAGAGTGCGATGTTATTTTGGGTCCTGTAGCGCCTGATGTGGCTTGGCGTTTGGGGGAAAAGTCAAAAGATCCTGTGCAAATGTACTTAGAGGATATTTACACGCTCTCTACCAATCTTGCAGGGTTGCCCGCGATGAGTGTTCCTTGCGGGTTTAATGCAAGCAACTTACCGATTGGTATGCAATTAATTGGTAATTATTTTTCTGAGGCGCGTCTGTTGCAAATTGCGCATCAATATCAGCAGGCCAGTGATTGGCATATGCGTCAAGCAAGCGAGGTGGCATGA